From Vreelandella neptunia, the proteins below share one genomic window:
- a CDS encoding TRAP transporter substrate-binding protein, with the protein MTIKPTLASLALLSGILFSASGYAQDTVTLRLHHFAAPATPVQTEYLEPWAKRIEEQSEGAIKVEIFPAMQLGGSAPSLYDQAKDGVVDIAWTLLSYTPNRFPESEAFDQPFLPTTGEATSMAAHEFATTHMQAAFEGVYPIAVFAHTPGKIHTRDTSIENADDLKGLAMRAPSKTMNRYLGLLGAQAVGMPMPQIPEAISRGVIDGLTLPFESAAALGVLDIAQNHTFFEGEQGLYTAMMVLGLNQASYDALSPELKQVIDDNAGLEEAQRIGQVMDQAEEKAIEAIEASGEGEMFYIAQDSLAPWQAAAETATAQWIDDMGNRGFDGQLLYDEATRLVEKYTEQTM; encoded by the coding sequence ATGACAATAAAACCCACACTCGCCAGCCTCGCGTTGTTAAGCGGCATACTCTTCAGCGCTAGTGGCTACGCCCAAGACACGGTGACCCTGCGCTTGCACCACTTTGCTGCCCCTGCCACGCCAGTGCAGACCGAGTATCTGGAGCCTTGGGCTAAGCGTATCGAAGAGCAGTCCGAGGGGGCTATCAAGGTAGAAATATTCCCTGCCATGCAGTTGGGTGGGTCGGCGCCCTCGCTCTATGATCAAGCCAAGGATGGGGTAGTGGATATTGCCTGGACATTGCTCAGCTATACGCCTAATCGCTTCCCGGAGTCTGAGGCCTTCGACCAACCCTTCCTGCCCACAACGGGGGAAGCCACCAGCATGGCAGCCCATGAGTTTGCGACAACGCATATGCAGGCTGCCTTTGAGGGCGTCTACCCTATCGCCGTATTTGCCCATACGCCGGGCAAAATCCATACCAGAGATACGTCTATAGAAAACGCCGACGATCTGAAAGGGCTAGCCATGCGCGCGCCCTCGAAGACGATGAATCGCTATCTGGGGCTGCTTGGCGCGCAAGCGGTGGGTATGCCGATGCCACAAATTCCAGAAGCGATTTCGCGGGGGGTGATCGACGGCCTGACGCTACCCTTTGAGAGCGCAGCGGCATTGGGCGTGCTGGATATCGCCCAGAACCACACCTTTTTCGAGGGTGAGCAAGGTTTGTATACGGCAATGATGGTACTGGGCTTAAACCAAGCTAGCTATGATGCACTCTCGCCGGAACTGAAACAGGTGATTGACGATAATGCCGGGCTTGAAGAGGCGCAGCGTATCGGTCAGGTCATGGATCAAGCGGAAGAGAAGGCGATTGAAGCCATTGAAGCGAGTGGTGAAGGTGAAATGTTCTACATCGCTCAAGACTCACTGGCACCCTGGCAGGCAGCCGCTGAGACGGCCACGGCTCAGTGGATTGACGACATGGGTAACCGAGGCTTTGATGGTCAACTGCTCTATGATGAGGCGACTCGCTTAGTAGAGAAATATACCGAGCAGACAATGTAG
- a CDS encoding TRAP transporter substrate-binding protein: MKMSLSRCILAAAITGLAVSSAQAETTLRMAHFWPGPSGVNEDVLQAWANTIAEESNGDLTIQMFPAGTLAKPDSIYEAAANGIADIGATAQGYTAGRFPLSQIVELPGVASTATQGACVLQTLYDDGHLDSEYEDTRPLFMFTTGPGGIHTIDTDVQTPADLEGLRIRRPTAVAGEMLENMGAIPVGMPAPDIYTSMQRGVIEGLSFPWEGLKGFRINELVSYHTEVPFYTLIFVATMNQRAYDSLTPEQQAVIDNNSGMKWAENAGAVFDRLDVEGKQEAADAGHTIREIENPLAHPDWQEPLETGIENYLTQLEERGLDQARDVYQAALAASESCGTQ, from the coding sequence ATGAAAATGTCCCTATCCCGATGCATTTTGGCAGCGGCAATTACTGGCCTGGCCGTTAGCTCTGCCCAGGCAGAGACCACCCTGCGGATGGCCCACTTTTGGCCTGGCCCTTCAGGCGTTAATGAAGATGTTTTGCAGGCATGGGCCAATACCATTGCAGAAGAATCCAATGGCGATCTAACCATTCAAATGTTTCCCGCCGGTACCCTAGCCAAACCGGACTCCATTTATGAAGCTGCTGCCAACGGTATAGCCGATATTGGTGCCACCGCCCAGGGCTATACTGCCGGTCGCTTCCCCCTCTCACAGATCGTCGAACTACCTGGGGTAGCGAGCACGGCAACGCAAGGTGCTTGCGTACTGCAAACGCTCTATGACGACGGCCATTTGGATAGCGAATACGAAGACACCCGCCCGCTGTTTATGTTTACCACGGGCCCCGGTGGCATCCACACCATCGACACCGATGTGCAAACCCCTGCCGACCTGGAAGGGCTGCGCATTCGCCGTCCCACCGCTGTAGCGGGCGAGATGCTGGAAAATATGGGCGCGATTCCTGTGGGCATGCCTGCCCCTGATATCTACACCTCCATGCAGCGTGGTGTTATTGAAGGTTTGAGCTTTCCCTGGGAAGGCCTCAAAGGCTTCCGCATCAACGAGCTAGTGAGTTATCACACCGAAGTGCCCTTTTACACGCTGATCTTCGTCGCCACCATGAACCAGCGCGCCTATGACAGCCTGACGCCAGAGCAACAAGCGGTAATCGATAATAACTCAGGCATGAAGTGGGCTGAAAACGCCGGTGCGGTGTTTGATCGGCTTGATGTAGAAGGCAAACAAGAAGCTGCTGATGCAGGCCATACCATTCGCGAAATCGAAAATCCGTTAGCGCATCCTGATTGGCAAGAACCGCTCGAAACCGGTATTGAAAACTACCTAACGCAGCTGGAAGAGCGCGGTCTGGACCAGGCCCGAGATGTATATCAAGCAGCACTGGCAGCCAGTGAGTCGTGTGGTACCCAATAG
- a CDS encoding aldehyde dehydrogenase, whose translation MDLKLLIGGEQCAAEQSANFTRANPLTGSVVTQAAAASAADAARAAEAAAKAFPAWSRTGPGEKRAKLLKAAEAMEARQADFIERMVDETGATPGWAGFNVMVAASILREAASLTTQVGGEVIPSNVPDNLAMGVRVPCGVVVGIAPWNAPIILGTRAIATPLACGNTVVLKASEQCPGTHHLIGEVLIEAGLGDGIVNVVTNAPPQAAEVVEALIEHQAVRRINFTGSTEVGRIIAEKAARHLKPVLLELGGKAPFVVLEDADLDAAVEAAAFGAFFNQGQICMSTERLIVVDAVADAFVEKLARKAQTLRAGDPRGEGNALGTLINRESGEKLNTLLDDAQRHGARLACGGKAEGVIMQPTVVDGVTKAMRLYGEESFGPVVALMRVKDEEEALRVANDSEYGLSAAVFSRDTARAMQFAQRIESGICHINAPTVHDEPQMPFGGVKSSGYGRFGGKAGIEEFTDLRWMTLQLGPRHYPI comes from the coding sequence ATGGATCTGAAACTGTTAATTGGTGGAGAGCAGTGTGCCGCTGAACAAAGCGCGAACTTTACTCGGGCCAATCCGCTGACTGGTAGCGTCGTCACCCAGGCTGCGGCGGCCTCTGCCGCCGATGCTGCTCGGGCAGCAGAAGCAGCCGCGAAAGCATTTCCTGCCTGGTCAAGAACGGGGCCCGGCGAGAAGCGCGCCAAGCTGCTAAAGGCCGCAGAGGCCATGGAGGCACGCCAAGCCGATTTTATCGAACGCATGGTGGATGAAACTGGCGCTACGCCAGGCTGGGCAGGTTTTAACGTGATGGTCGCCGCCAGCATTCTACGCGAGGCCGCGTCGCTGACCACGCAAGTGGGGGGTGAGGTCATCCCTTCTAACGTGCCCGATAACTTAGCGATGGGCGTGCGCGTGCCCTGCGGTGTGGTGGTGGGCATTGCGCCCTGGAACGCACCGATTATTCTTGGCACCCGTGCCATCGCCACACCGCTGGCGTGCGGCAATACGGTGGTACTCAAGGCTTCTGAACAGTGCCCCGGAACCCACCACCTGATTGGGGAGGTGCTGATCGAGGCGGGCCTGGGCGATGGCATCGTTAACGTGGTGACCAATGCGCCCCCGCAGGCCGCCGAGGTCGTCGAGGCGCTGATCGAACATCAAGCCGTGCGCCGTATCAATTTCACCGGCTCGACCGAGGTAGGACGCATCATTGCCGAAAAGGCAGCGCGCCATCTCAAGCCGGTATTGCTGGAGCTGGGGGGCAAAGCCCCATTCGTGGTACTTGAAGATGCTGACCTTGACGCCGCCGTGGAGGCCGCTGCCTTTGGCGCCTTCTTCAATCAGGGGCAGATCTGTATGTCCACTGAGCGGCTGATTGTGGTGGATGCGGTCGCTGATGCCTTCGTCGAAAAACTGGCTCGCAAAGCACAAACGCTGCGCGCGGGCGATCCCCGGGGAGAAGGTAACGCGCTGGGTACGCTGATCAATCGCGAATCGGGCGAGAAGCTCAACACCCTGCTTGACGACGCCCAACGGCATGGCGCTCGTTTAGCCTGTGGCGGTAAGGCCGAAGGCGTCATTATGCAGCCTACCGTGGTCGATGGGGTTACCAAGGCGATGCGCCTCTATGGCGAAGAGTCGTTTGGCCCGGTGGTGGCGCTGATGCGTGTCAAGGATGAGGAGGAAGCCCTGCGTGTGGCGAACGATAGTGAATATGGCCTGTCTGCCGCCGTCTTCAGCCGCGATACCGCCCGGGCGATGCAGTTTGCCCAACGCATTGAGTCGGGTATTTGCCATATCAATGCGCCCACCGTCCACGATGAGCCGCAGATGCCCTTTGGCGGCGTTAAATCGAGCGGCTATGGACGCTTTGGCGGTAAGGCCGGGATTGAGGAGTTCACCGACCTGCGCTGGATGACTCTGCAGCTTGGCCCGCGCCATTACCCTATTTAG
- a CDS encoding TRAP transporter small permease encodes MKSTLYRASHWLALICRLVAGIALIGLLAVTIADVSTRYLSRITEGAIALRVSGSVELVSYLMLFALLAAMAANVEKSQVVVEAFSHGLPQAIKNRLQGLFFLGFMALGLILFVGLLDSAAAASRHGEITQDLRLPLGPIYQLAAVLSLLLGIRSFIHALLGVIYAVGEEATHGE; translated from the coding sequence ATGAAGTCTACTCTCTATAGGGCCAGCCACTGGCTGGCCCTCATTTGTCGCTTGGTGGCTGGCATCGCACTGATTGGGTTGCTGGCAGTAACCATTGCTGATGTAAGTACGCGTTATCTATCGCGTATAACGGAAGGTGCAATTGCACTGCGCGTTTCAGGCAGTGTAGAGCTGGTTAGCTATTTGATGCTGTTTGCGCTACTAGCGGCCATGGCGGCTAATGTGGAGAAAAGCCAAGTGGTGGTAGAGGCGTTCTCCCACGGCTTGCCGCAAGCGATAAAAAATCGCCTGCAGGGGCTCTTTTTCCTCGGCTTTATGGCGCTGGGGCTGATTCTGTTTGTGGGTTTGCTGGATTCGGCCGCAGCGGCCAGTCGGCACGGCGAAATAACCCAAGACCTGCGGCTACCCTTGGGGCCGATTTACCAGTTGGCAGCAGTGCTCAGCTTGCTACTGGGGATACGTAGCTTTATTCACGCCTTGCTCGGCGTTATTTATGCAGTGGGTGAGGAGGCAACTCATGGGGAGTGA
- a CDS encoding p-hydroxycinnamoyl CoA hydratase/lyase gives MSNYQDRWQTVKVNVEEGIAWVTLNRPEKRNAMSPTLNREMIDVLETIELDQEAHVLVLTGEGESFSAGMDLKEYFREIDASPEIVQVKVRRDASTWQWKLLRHYAKPTIAMVNGWCFGGAFSPLVACDLAIAADESVFGLSEINWGIPPGNLVSKAMADTVGHREALYYIMTGETFTGPQAAKMGLVNRSVPLTELREATRELAATLRDKNPVVMRAAKTGFKMCRELTWEQNEEYLYAKLDQAQQLDPEQGREQGLKQFLDDKSIKPGLESYHR, from the coding sequence ATGAGTAACTACCAAGATCGCTGGCAAACCGTGAAAGTAAACGTCGAAGAGGGCATTGCCTGGGTGACGTTGAATCGCCCTGAAAAGCGCAACGCCATGAGCCCGACGCTCAACCGTGAAATGATCGATGTGCTGGAGACCATCGAGCTGGATCAAGAGGCCCACGTACTAGTGTTGACCGGCGAGGGTGAATCCTTTTCAGCCGGTATGGATCTTAAAGAGTACTTCCGCGAGATCGACGCCAGCCCCGAGATCGTTCAGGTCAAGGTGCGCCGTGACGCCTCTACCTGGCAGTGGAAGTTACTGCGCCACTACGCCAAGCCCACCATTGCCATGGTTAATGGCTGGTGCTTTGGCGGCGCTTTCTCGCCGCTGGTTGCCTGCGATTTGGCGATTGCCGCCGACGAGTCGGTATTCGGTCTTTCCGAAATCAACTGGGGTATTCCCCCAGGCAACCTGGTTAGCAAAGCCATGGCCGACACCGTAGGCCACCGTGAAGCGCTCTACTACATCATGACCGGGGAAACATTTACCGGCCCCCAGGCGGCCAAAATGGGGCTGGTTAACAGAAGCGTGCCATTGACTGAATTACGCGAAGCCACCCGCGAGCTGGCAGCAACGTTGCGCGATAAGAACCCCGTTGTGATGCGTGCTGCCAAGACGGGCTTCAAAATGTGCCGCGAACTGACCTGGGAGCAGAACGAGGAGTATCTCTACGCCAAGCTCGACCAGGCGCAGCAGCTTGATCCTGAGCAGGGGCGTGAGCAAGGGCTGAAGCAGTTCCTTGATGACAAGAGCATCAAGCCGGGACTAGAGAGCTACCATCGATAA
- a CDS encoding helix-turn-helix domain-containing protein: MQANERQLLPLEVAPLTSTFFARLRGQDLLRSRLVYIASSPVRVARTPRLAAQTDGDHIFKLVWQLRGGALMTQGGQTIRLAPGKMTIYRLSSPYQLHTHGDYRALMLKVDLADMPEWRRLAERCEGLAIPVDAAAHAALAALRVQLRWGSDPSIGQVEDAALELVFGSFWRYQREQLYNAPMPSERLTKARRVVLERLADTLLAPEDLAYALNMSVRGLYDEFRRYRMTPPAAFIRELRLEQCYLALLDATPQRRSITHIALEHGFSDGAHFARVFRKRYGVSPGDLRARGKQLG, from the coding sequence GTGCAAGCAAACGAAAGGCAACTGCTGCCCCTTGAGGTCGCACCATTAACGTCCACGTTTTTCGCCAGGCTGCGAGGGCAGGACTTGCTGCGAAGTCGACTGGTATACATCGCCAGCTCGCCGGTGCGCGTTGCTCGCACACCACGGCTAGCGGCGCAGACCGATGGCGATCATATCTTTAAGCTGGTTTGGCAATTACGCGGTGGCGCGCTGATGACACAGGGCGGCCAAACCATCCGGTTAGCCCCTGGCAAGATGACTATTTATCGGCTATCGAGCCCCTATCAGCTGCATACCCACGGGGATTATCGAGCCCTGATGCTGAAAGTCGATCTTGCCGATATGCCTGAATGGCGACGGTTGGCCGAACGTTGTGAAGGGCTTGCCATCCCTGTAGATGCCGCTGCTCATGCTGCGCTAGCCGCACTGCGCGTTCAACTGAGGTGGGGCAGTGACCCATCGATAGGCCAAGTGGAAGACGCCGCCTTGGAGCTGGTGTTCGGGTCGTTCTGGCGCTACCAAAGGGAGCAGCTTTATAACGCACCCATGCCCAGTGAACGGCTTACCAAAGCACGACGTGTGGTGCTTGAGCGCCTTGCTGATACGCTGCTGGCTCCTGAAGATCTGGCCTATGCCCTGAATATGTCGGTGCGAGGGCTTTACGATGAGTTCCGGCGTTACCGTATGACACCACCCGCAGCATTCATCCGTGAATTACGCTTGGAGCAGTGCTACTTGGCACTGTTAGACGCCACTCCTCAAAGGCGCAGCATCACTCATATCGCTCTGGAGCACGGTTTTTCTGATGGTGCGCATTTTGCCAGGGTGTTCCGCAAGCGCTATGGGGTATCACCTGGCGATCTTCGGGCACGCGGAAAACAGTTGGGTTAG
- a CDS encoding NAD(P)-dependent alcohol dehydrogenase, which yields MNIIAAVARSPRAPFSIETLQLEAPRAGEILVRVIATGICHTDIAMRDQQLPTPQPVVLGHEGAGIVESVGAGVTKVEVGDPVVMTFNSCGHCPSCSGGQASYCHDFFPRNFFGTRADGSIGLSKDAEPVHANIFGQSSFASHALCHERNIVKVPTSAPLELLGPLACGVQTGAGAVLNSLAVAPGDSLLVFGTGSVGLSAIMAGVVAGATTIIAVDLHEQRLALAKELGASHAIPANAEDLMEQIFQATGGIGVDHALDTTGLPTVIQKAVDALAPRGTCGIVGASDPTTTVELNLTHMMSAGRSLRGIVEGDSLPDIFIPALIRLYEQGRFPFDRLVTFYDFDQINQAIDDAEHGRAIKPIVRHPIH from the coding sequence ATGAATATCATTGCCGCCGTTGCCCGCTCGCCTCGGGCACCATTTTCTATCGAAACGTTACAGCTTGAAGCGCCCCGCGCAGGCGAAATCCTGGTGCGTGTGATCGCCACCGGCATTTGTCACACTGATATCGCCATGCGCGACCAGCAGCTACCTACACCTCAACCCGTGGTACTCGGCCATGAAGGCGCCGGTATTGTTGAATCGGTTGGGGCCGGAGTGACCAAAGTGGAAGTCGGTGACCCTGTGGTCATGACCTTCAACTCCTGCGGCCATTGCCCCAGTTGCTCGGGTGGCCAAGCCAGCTACTGCCATGATTTTTTCCCACGGAATTTCTTTGGCACCCGTGCCGATGGCTCCATCGGCCTATCGAAAGACGCCGAGCCGGTTCACGCCAATATCTTCGGCCAGTCCTCTTTCGCCAGCCACGCCCTCTGCCATGAACGCAATATCGTCAAGGTGCCCACTTCAGCGCCACTGGAACTGCTCGGCCCTCTGGCCTGCGGTGTGCAAACCGGTGCCGGTGCAGTGCTGAACTCGCTTGCTGTGGCACCGGGCGATTCACTGCTGGTGTTTGGCACCGGCTCCGTGGGGCTTTCCGCGATCATGGCGGGGGTGGTCGCCGGTGCGACCACCATCATTGCGGTCGACCTCCACGAACAGCGGCTGGCACTGGCAAAAGAGCTTGGCGCTAGTCATGCCATTCCCGCCAACGCAGAAGACCTGATGGAGCAGATCTTCCAAGCCACGGGCGGCATCGGCGTTGATCATGCGCTCGATACCACGGGCCTGCCCACCGTCATTCAAAAAGCAGTGGATGCACTGGCGCCGCGCGGCACCTGCGGGATTGTTGGCGCCTCCGACCCCACGACCACGGTGGAACTGAATCTGACCCATATGATGTCAGCGGGGCGTAGCCTGCGGGGCATTGTGGAAGGCGACTCGCTGCCCGATATCTTTATACCGGCGCTGATTCGGCTGTATGAACAGGGCCGCTTCCCCTTTGATCGATTGGTGACCTTCTACGATTTTGATCAGATCAACCAAGCGATCGACGATGCCGAGCATGGTCGGGCAATAAAACCCATCGTGCGTCATCCTATCCACTAA
- a CDS encoding aldehyde dehydrogenase family protein: MQNNHKFHALINGELVSGTQQMPVINPSNEEFLTYCPQATPEDVERAIGAARKAWPAWRDAPMEQRRQTLHAIADCIEENAEELQRWITLEQGKPLAGAAVETSQAPAILRYFAEMDLSPRTLQDDERQRAELHRRPLGVVAAIVPWNFPLVMACYKLGPALIAGNTCLIKPSPTTPLATLRLGEMIADLVPPGVVNILPDGGDVGPLLTGHGGINKVSFTGSTATGRAVMRSAADSLQRLTLELGGNDAAIVLDDVDVDAVAPQLFALAFVNSGQVCMSIKRLYIQSGIYDRMCDALAEQARDAKLGEGLDPETQYGPVQNRQQFEAVQKLLEQAPQHGRVIAGGNTYGPGYFVEPTLIRDIEEGNPLVDEEIFGPVRSLLRFDDIDEAIARANNSPYGLGGSVWTQDLTLGKQIACRLESGSAWVNQHFAMAPHIPFGGHKQSGIGVEFAEAGLHEYTAIQSVVIAK; encoded by the coding sequence ATGCAAAATAATCATAAATTTCACGCCCTCATTAATGGTGAGCTGGTCTCTGGCACTCAGCAGATGCCCGTCATCAATCCCAGTAATGAAGAGTTCCTGACCTACTGCCCCCAGGCCACGCCTGAAGACGTCGAGCGTGCCATTGGTGCGGCAAGAAAGGCGTGGCCTGCCTGGCGGGACGCGCCCATGGAACAACGCCGCCAGACGTTACACGCCATCGCCGACTGCATTGAGGAAAATGCCGAGGAGCTGCAGCGGTGGATAACCCTGGAACAGGGTAAGCCTCTGGCAGGCGCCGCGGTCGAAACCAGTCAGGCTCCGGCCATCTTGCGCTATTTCGCTGAAATGGATCTTTCACCCCGCACGCTGCAAGACGACGAGCGCCAGCGCGCTGAACTCCACCGACGCCCCCTAGGCGTTGTGGCCGCTATCGTGCCCTGGAATTTTCCGCTCGTGATGGCCTGCTACAAACTGGGGCCAGCGCTGATTGCGGGCAACACCTGCCTTATCAAGCCAAGCCCCACCACACCGCTGGCGACCCTGCGCCTGGGGGAAATGATTGCCGACCTGGTACCGCCAGGCGTGGTCAACATACTGCCGGACGGTGGTGATGTTGGCCCCTTGCTCACCGGCCATGGCGGCATCAATAAGGTGTCCTTCACGGGTTCCACGGCCACCGGCCGGGCAGTCATGCGTTCTGCAGCCGATAGCTTGCAGCGCCTCACCCTGGAGCTGGGTGGCAACGATGCCGCCATCGTGCTGGACGATGTGGACGTCGACGCCGTGGCACCGCAGCTGTTCGCGCTGGCCTTCGTCAACTCCGGCCAGGTGTGCATGTCGATTAAGCGCCTCTATATTCAGTCCGGCATCTACGACCGCATGTGCGACGCCCTCGCCGAGCAGGCCCGCGACGCCAAGCTAGGCGAAGGATTAGACCCAGAGACTCAGTATGGCCCCGTGCAGAACCGTCAACAGTTCGAGGCAGTGCAAAAGCTACTGGAGCAGGCCCCCCAGCACGGCCGCGTTATTGCTGGAGGCAATACCTACGGCCCAGGCTACTTCGTCGAACCCACCTTGATTCGCGATATCGAGGAAGGTAACCCGCTAGTGGATGAAGAGATTTTTGGCCCGGTACGCTCACTGCTGCGCTTTGATGATATCGATGAGGCCATAGCGCGAGCCAATAACTCACCTTATGGCCTGGGCGGTTCGGTATGGACGCAAGACCTCACGCTGGGCAAACAGATCGCCTGTCGGTTGGAATCAGGCAGCGCCTGGGTCAACCAGCACTTCGCCATGGCGCCGCACATTCCTTTCGGCGGCCATAAGCAGTCCGGCATCGGGGTGGAGTTCGCCGAGGCAGGACTTCACGAATACACCGCGATTCAGTCGGTGGTGATCGCCAAGTAA
- a CDS encoding TRAP transporter large permease: MGSEAIGAIGLGLLLVLMILRVPVALTMLIVGVVGFAQIISWDAAVAQLKTVPVEVLSNYSFSAVPMFILMGVLAAHSGMAGKLFDSTRIICGGWKGGLAIAAVGSCGIFSAISGSSLATASTMTRVALPEMERYGYNRGLATGALAAGGTLGIMIPPSIALLIYAILTEQSVGDMFMAGLIPGLLGLVMYSLTITVVMYLRPSLAVAGEPTAWKEKLLSLTGLVPFFGVFLVMILGIYFGAFTPTEGASVGAFATLLYALSKGMRGAQLWHSVQETLALSAVVFFMLVGAETLGYFISVSRISFSITDLLYGMDLTPIVVVLCILALYFVLGMFMDSIAMLVITVPVVYPIIQAMGIDPVWFGILTVLTVELGLMTPPVGMNVFVIKAMAPHVGLGEIFKGVTPFVVSDLLRLTLLILFPVLSTFFLL, encoded by the coding sequence ATGGGGAGTGAAGCGATTGGTGCCATTGGTCTAGGGCTTTTATTGGTATTGATGATTCTGCGCGTACCGGTCGCCTTAACCATGCTCATTGTGGGGGTAGTGGGGTTTGCGCAAATCATTAGTTGGGATGCGGCTGTAGCGCAGTTAAAAACCGTACCGGTGGAAGTACTCTCTAACTACAGTTTCAGCGCCGTGCCCATGTTTATCTTGATGGGCGTGCTGGCTGCTCATTCGGGGATGGCCGGTAAGCTGTTTGATTCAACGCGTATTATTTGCGGTGGCTGGAAGGGCGGCCTGGCGATTGCGGCCGTGGGCTCTTGCGGCATCTTCTCCGCTATCTCCGGCTCTTCGTTAGCCACGGCGAGCACCATGACCCGGGTAGCGTTGCCGGAGATGGAGCGCTATGGCTATAACCGTGGTTTAGCAACTGGCGCGCTGGCTGCAGGCGGCACGCTGGGCATTATGATTCCGCCCAGTATCGCACTGCTTATCTACGCCATTCTTACCGAACAGTCCGTTGGCGATATGTTCATGGCGGGGCTGATTCCCGGTCTGCTGGGGCTGGTGATGTATTCACTGACCATTACCGTGGTGATGTACCTGCGCCCCTCCCTGGCGGTAGCGGGCGAACCCACTGCTTGGAAAGAGAAGCTGCTATCGCTGACCGGTTTAGTGCCCTTCTTTGGCGTTTTCCTGGTGATGATTTTAGGTATCTATTTTGGTGCCTTTACACCGACGGAGGGCGCTAGCGTCGGGGCGTTCGCCACGCTGCTTTATGCCCTTTCGAAAGGCATGCGCGGTGCGCAGCTATGGCATAGCGTACAAGAGACGTTGGCGCTCTCTGCGGTGGTGTTCTTTATGCTGGTGGGGGCTGAAACGCTGGGTTACTTCATCTCGGTGTCGCGCATTTCGTTCTCTATCACTGACCTGCTCTACGGCATGGATCTCACTCCTATTGTCGTGGTGCTGTGCATTCTGGCGCTCTACTTTGTGCTGGGAATGTTTATGGACTCCATCGCCATGCTGGTAATCACCGTACCGGTGGTTTATCCGATTATTCAGGCAATGGGTATCGACCCGGTATGGTTCGGTATTTTGACCGTACTGACCGTTGAGCTGGGACTGATGACCCCGCCGGTGGGGATGAACGTGTTTGTGATTAAAGCGATGGCGCCGCACGTGGGGCTGGGGGAGATATTTAAAGGGGTTACACCCTTTGTAGTGTCTGACTTGCTGCGCCTGACGCTTTTGATTCTTTTCCCGGTGCTCTCGACCTTCTTTTTACTTTAA